In one window of Vibrio sp. JC009 DNA:
- the lolA gene encoding outer membrane lipoprotein chaperone LolA, with protein sequence MKKFLPLLLSLSFSVLAGPQDELSDRLAQTEGFSADFSQTVVSPDSEVIMEGSGSVEIARPSLFRWTTEMPDENVLVSDGKTLWYYSPFIEQVTIYWQEQATAQTPFVLLTRNNADDWNNYHVSQQGDLFTLTPTALDSNQGRFQIEINADGIVKGFTVIEQDGQQGQFIFNNFSVKVPAKERFTFVVPEGVEVDDQR encoded by the coding sequence ATGAAAAAATTTTTACCACTTCTACTATCATTAAGTTTCTCCGTACTCGCCGGGCCACAAGACGAGCTAAGTGATCGCCTTGCTCAAACCGAAGGCTTTAGCGCGGATTTTTCCCAGACAGTCGTCAGTCCCGATAGTGAAGTTATTATGGAAGGCAGTGGCAGTGTGGAGATTGCAAGGCCAAGTTTATTTCGCTGGACTACGGAAATGCCGGATGAAAACGTGCTGGTTTCTGATGGTAAGACGCTGTGGTACTACAGCCCTTTTATCGAGCAGGTGACCATCTACTGGCAGGAGCAGGCCACGGCGCAGACTCCGTTTGTGCTATTGACCCGAAACAATGCCGACGATTGGAACAATTACCATGTGTCCCAACAGGGCGATCTTTTCACCCTGACTCCAACAGCACTGGACTCCAATCAGGGCCGCTTCCAGATAGAAATTAACGCTGATGGCATAGTGAAAGGCTTTACGGTTATCGAACAGGACGGCCAGCAGGGGCAGTTTATCTTTAACAACTTCAGCGTTAAGGTGCCGGCGAAAGAGCGGTTTACGTTTGTTGTGCCGGAGGGGGTTGAGGTGGATGATCAGCGGTAG
- the bioF gene encoding 8-amino-7-oxononanoate synthase → MQVFNRRIQKALDERREKGLFRQISVLEGGNQSRLRKDESEYVNFSNNDYLGLASEPELVKAWQKGLSDYGVGSGASPLVTGFSPAHQMLEETLCEWLGYEKAVLFNSGFSANQAALFSLLEKQDTLIQDKLNHASLMEAGMLSPATMRRFRHNDTEHLNQLLTASSQALVVTEGVFSMDGDRATLQAISAQCTASESWLMVDDAHGIGVLGGKGAGSCSEAGIKPELLVVTFGKAFGLSGAAIMCSKDLGDYLVQFARHHVYSTAMPPAQAYTLACAAKLIQSQQWRRDKLAELQMVYKETLSGSEGYLDTDTPIKPYICGDADKAVAMAESLRSQGFWVSAIRPPTVPSGSARLRITLTANHSASEVNSLCQAILKLRSR, encoded by the coding sequence ATGCAAGTGTTTAACCGTCGTATTCAAAAAGCCCTGGACGAACGCAGAGAGAAGGGGCTTTTCCGCCAGATTTCGGTTCTGGAGGGGGGGAATCAGTCCCGCCTTCGTAAAGACGAATCAGAGTACGTTAACTTTTCCAACAACGATTACCTTGGCCTGGCATCCGAACCGGAACTGGTAAAAGCCTGGCAGAAAGGGCTGTCGGATTACGGCGTTGGAAGCGGCGCCTCTCCGCTGGTTACCGGCTTTTCTCCTGCTCATCAGATGCTGGAGGAAACCCTGTGTGAGTGGCTGGGATATGAAAAAGCGGTGCTGTTTAACTCCGGTTTTAGTGCCAATCAGGCCGCGCTTTTTTCCCTGCTGGAGAAACAGGATACTCTGATTCAGGACAAGCTCAACCATGCCTCATTGATGGAAGCAGGAATGCTTTCTCCGGCTACGATGAGACGCTTCAGACATAATGACACTGAGCATCTGAATCAGCTTCTTACCGCTTCATCACAGGCGCTGGTAGTTACCGAAGGCGTATTTAGCATGGATGGCGACAGAGCGACGCTGCAGGCGATTAGTGCTCAGTGCACAGCTTCAGAGAGCTGGCTGATGGTGGATGATGCGCATGGAATCGGCGTTCTCGGAGGTAAGGGAGCAGGAAGTTGCTCAGAAGCCGGAATTAAGCCTGAATTGCTGGTTGTCACTTTCGGCAAAGCTTTTGGCTTATCCGGCGCTGCCATTATGTGTAGCAAGGATCTGGGTGATTATTTAGTTCAGTTTGCCCGTCATCATGTCTATTCCACTGCAATGCCTCCGGCGCAGGCCTATACGCTGGCTTGTGCTGCAAAGCTGATTCAGAGCCAGCAATGGCGCAGGGATAAGCTTGCTGAATTGCAAATGGTTTATAAGGAAACTTTGTCAGGTTCGGAAGGCTATCTGGATACAGATACTCCGATTAAGCCTTATATTTGTGGCGATGCGGATAAAGCGGTGGCAATGGCGGAATCATTGAGAAGCCAGGGGTTCTGGGTGAGCGCTATCCGCCCACCAACAGTGCCCAGTGGCAGCGCCAGATTACGCATTACATTAACAGCTAACCATTCTGCTTCAGAGGTTAACAGCCTTTGTCAGGCCATTCTTAAGTTAAGGAGTCGGTGA
- the bioC gene encoding malonyl-ACP O-methyltransferase BioC, which produces MEFNRKAAIAEAFGKAASKYDQHAEFQRQVGRELMAKMPRDLTGYKVLDIGCGTGYFSELLAQRGAEVTAADLSADMLEQAKFRCGSSVAHYQQADAENLPFGDSVFDFAFSSLALQWCEDLSKPLKELKRVTKPGGSVLFSTLLDGSLHELKLSWSKIDTHQHVNDFLTEKEIKIALAQSDIQKHHLDLRSIRMWYSSAFQLMRDLKGIGATHVRGRSHGLMKKRTLLDVENEYQKFKGEEGQLPATYNVCLGAINL; this is translated from the coding sequence ATGGAATTTAATCGTAAAGCGGCGATTGCAGAGGCCTTTGGTAAGGCGGCATCTAAATACGATCAACATGCTGAGTTTCAGCGTCAGGTTGGCCGTGAGCTGATGGCTAAGATGCCACGGGATCTGACCGGATATAAAGTGCTGGATATTGGCTGCGGGACCGGATACTTCTCAGAACTGCTGGCGCAAAGGGGAGCAGAAGTCACCGCTGCTGATCTTTCAGCCGATATGCTGGAACAGGCAAAATTCCGCTGTGGCTCAAGCGTTGCTCATTATCAGCAGGCAGATGCCGAGAATCTTCCCTTCGGGGATTCGGTTTTTGATTTCGCTTTTTCAAGTCTTGCCCTGCAATGGTGCGAAGATCTGTCTAAGCCGTTGAAGGAGCTTAAGCGGGTGACAAAGCCCGGAGGCAGCGTACTGTTTTCTACTTTACTGGATGGCTCACTGCATGAGCTCAAACTATCCTGGTCAAAAATTGACACACATCAACACGTTAATGACTTTCTCACTGAGAAGGAAATAAAAATTGCGTTAGCGCAATCTGACATCCAAAAGCATCACTTAGACTTACGCTCAATAAGAATGTGGTATTCGTCTGCATTTCAGTTAATGCGGGATCTAAAAGGTATTGGAGCCACCCATGTTCGTGGCAGGTCGCATGGCCTGATGAAGAAGCGGACACTGTTAGATGTTGAAAACGAATATCAAAAATTTAAAGGTGAGGAAGGGCAGTTGCCCGCCACTTACAATGTATGTCTAGGGGCAATTAACCTATGA
- the bioA gene encoding adenosylmethionine--8-amino-7-oxononanoate transaminase: MDLNFDRQHIWHPYTSTLNPLTCYPVKSAEGVYLQLESGEKLVDGMSSWWSAIHGYNHPHLNQAAHQQIDKVSHVMFGGITHEPAINLCKKLIGMTPESLQHVFLADSGSVAVEVSLKMALQYWHAKGEPRSKFLTLRDGYHGDTFAAMSVTDPDNSMHSLYKGFLPEHIFAESPKTGFWQQWDPNDIKDFEQKLSENRDKIAAVILEPIVQGAGGMRIYHPEFLKQVRLLCDQYGVLLILDEIATGFGRTGKLFACEHAEIEPDILCVGKAITGGYMTLSATLATKDVADTVCGGEAGCFMHGPTFMGNPLACAVATASMELLESGEWKKQTQIIEETFASKFPDLNQHELVKDTRWLGAIGVVETTKPVNMEKIQQLFVAEGVWIRPFGRLIYMMPPFVSTEKEVGRLIGAVEKALGDKECFV; encoded by the coding sequence ATGGATCTGAATTTTGATCGCCAACACATTTGGCACCCCTACACTTCGACACTAAATCCGCTAACCTGCTATCCGGTAAAAAGTGCTGAAGGTGTCTATCTGCAACTGGAAAGTGGTGAAAAACTGGTTGATGGTATGTCTTCCTGGTGGTCGGCTATTCACGGGTATAATCATCCGCACCTGAATCAGGCAGCACATCAGCAGATTGATAAGGTCTCCCATGTGATGTTTGGCGGCATTACCCATGAGCCGGCCATTAACCTGTGTAAAAAGCTTATCGGTATGACACCTGAGAGCCTGCAGCATGTGTTTCTTGCCGATTCTGGTTCCGTTGCGGTAGAAGTCAGCCTGAAGATGGCACTGCAGTACTGGCACGCCAAAGGTGAGCCAAGATCCAAGTTCCTTACCTTAAGGGACGGCTACCACGGCGATACCTTTGCAGCCATGTCAGTTACCGATCCTGATAACTCCATGCACAGCCTCTACAAGGGATTTCTGCCTGAGCATATTTTTGCCGAGTCACCAAAAACCGGCTTCTGGCAGCAGTGGGACCCAAATGATATTAAGGACTTCGAACAAAAGCTTTCTGAAAACCGTGACAAAATCGCTGCGGTAATTCTTGAACCTATCGTTCAGGGCGCCGGAGGGATGAGAATTTACCACCCGGAATTTCTGAAACAGGTGCGCCTGCTGTGCGACCAATATGGCGTGCTGCTGATCCTGGATGAGATTGCCACCGGATTTGGCCGTACAGGCAAGCTATTTGCCTGTGAACATGCGGAAATCGAACCTGATATCCTGTGCGTCGGTAAAGCCATTACTGGCGGCTATATGACACTTTCCGCCACACTGGCAACCAAAGATGTGGCAGATACCGTATGCGGAGGCGAAGCCGGCTGCTTTATGCACGGCCCGACATTTATGGGCAACCCGCTCGCTTGCGCTGTAGCAACAGCAAGTATGGAACTGCTTGAATCAGGCGAATGGAAAAAACAGACTCAGATAATCGAGGAGACCTTTGCCAGCAAATTCCCGGATTTAAACCAGCATGAACTGGTTAAAGATACCCGCTGGCTGGGCGCCATTGGTGTTGTGGAAACCACCAAGCCGGTCAATATGGAAAAGATTCAGCAGCTGTTTGTGGCTGAAGGGGTTTGGATCCGTCCTTTTGGCCGGTTGATTTATATGATGCCGCCGTTTGTTAGTACGGAAAAAGAAGTTGGGAGGTTGATTGGGGCGGTGGAGAAGGCGTTGGGGGATAAGGAGTGTTTTGTATAG
- a CDS encoding replication-associated recombination protein A: MTNYTLDFSPDEDFRPLAARMRPMTVEQYIGQQHILGEGKPLRRALEAGQIHSMILWGPPGTGKTTLAEVAANYANAEVERVSAVTSGVKDIRAAIEKARENKLAGRRTILFVDEVHRFNKSQQDAFLPHIEDGTVTFIGATTENPSFELNNALLSRARVYKLTSLNNQDILKVVNQAVSDTERGLGKTAAHFSDNVLERLAELVNGDARMSLNYLELLYDMAEEDGEGTKLITLPLLAEVAGEKVARFDNKGDIWYDLISAVHKSIRGSDPDAALYWAARMIAAGCDPLYIARRLLAIASEDVGNADPRAMQVALSAWDCFTRVGPAEGERAIAQAIVYLACAPKSNAVYTAWKQALSDAHNQPEFEVPVHLRNAPTSLMKDMGYGAEYRYAHDEPGAYAAGENYFPPEMAQTRYYFPTNRGLETKIGEKLDYLASLDAKSLQKRYEN, from the coding sequence TTGACCAACTACACCCTAGACTTTTCCCCCGACGAAGACTTCCGCCCCTTAGCCGCTCGTATGCGCCCGATGACCGTTGAGCAATATATTGGTCAGCAGCATATTCTGGGCGAGGGTAAACCTTTGCGCCGCGCGCTGGAAGCGGGTCAGATTCACTCCATGATTTTATGGGGACCGCCGGGTACCGGGAAAACCACTCTGGCTGAGGTGGCAGCAAATTATGCCAATGCTGAGGTGGAAAGAGTCTCTGCGGTGACTTCCGGGGTGAAAGATATTCGTGCTGCGATTGAAAAAGCGCGAGAGAACAAACTTGCGGGCAGACGTACTATTTTATTTGTGGATGAGGTACACAGGTTTAACAAGAGCCAGCAGGATGCTTTTCTTCCCCATATTGAGGATGGCACTGTTACCTTTATCGGAGCGACAACCGAAAACCCGTCCTTTGAGCTTAATAATGCACTTCTATCCCGCGCGCGTGTTTATAAGCTTACGTCACTGAATAACCAGGATATTCTTAAGGTTGTCAATCAGGCTGTTAGCGATACGGAAAGAGGGCTCGGCAAAACGGCTGCGCATTTTTCTGACAATGTTCTTGAGCGGCTGGCCGAACTGGTTAACGGCGATGCGCGTATGTCTCTTAACTATCTTGAGCTGCTTTATGATATGGCAGAGGAAGACGGGGAAGGGACGAAACTGATTACGCTGCCGCTGCTGGCTGAGGTTGCCGGTGAGAAAGTTGCCCGTTTCGATAACAAAGGCGATATCTGGTACGACTTAATTTCTGCGGTACATAAGTCCATCCGTGGCTCAGATCCCGATGCGGCTCTGTATTGGGCCGCAAGAATGATTGCAGCCGGTTGCGATCCTCTGTATATCGCAAGGCGTCTTCTGGCAATCGCTTCGGAAGATGTGGGCAATGCCGACCCGAGAGCCATGCAGGTTGCGCTTTCTGCCTGGGACTGCTTTACCCGTGTCGGTCCGGCGGAAGGGGAAAGGGCTATCGCGCAGGCAATCGTCTATCTGGCTTGTGCGCCTAAAAGTAATGCCGTCTACACCGCCTGGAAACAGGCACTGTCTGATGCGCATAATCAGCCGGAGTTCGAAGTTCCGGTTCATCTTAGAAATGCGCCAACCAGTCTGATGAAAGATATGGGTTACGGAGCGGAGTACCGCTACGCCCACGATGAGCCGGGAGCCTACGCCGCCGGTGAAAATTATTTCCCACCAGAAATGGCACAAACCCGTTACTATTTCCCAACAAATAGGGGCTTGGAGACGAAAATTGGTGAAAAGTTAGATTATCTTGCCTCATTGGACGCAAAAAGCCTGCAAAAGCGCTATGAAAACTAG
- the serS gene encoding serine--tRNA ligase — translation MLDSKLLRTELEETAEKLARRGFKLDVETIRQLEEERKSIQVEVENLQSTRNSISKQIGQKMAAGDKEGAEEIKKQIGNLGSELDSKKVLLAEVQSKLEDIALSVPNIPDASVPNGKDEDENVEISRWGEPKSYDFEVKDHVDLGEMGDGLDFAAATKITGARFIVMKGQFARLHRAIAQFMLDLHTEEHGYSEMYVPYLVNADSLYGTGQLPKFGEDLFHTEPLTEKVNDEEPRKLSLIPTSEVPLTNLVRDTISDEADLPLKMTAHTPCFRSEAGSYGRDTRGLIRMHQFDKVELVQITKPEESMNALEELTGHAEKVLQLLELPYRKVVLCTGDMGFGACKTYDLEVWVPAQETYREISSCSNMWDFQARRMQARFRRKGEKKPELVHTLNGSGLAVGRTMVAILENYQQADGRIEIPEVLRKYMKGVTHIG, via the coding sequence ATGCTGGATTCTAAATTACTTCGTACAGAGCTGGAAGAAACAGCTGAAAAACTGGCGCGCCGCGGCTTTAAGCTGGACGTAGAGACTATTCGCCAACTTGAAGAGGAACGTAAGTCCATTCAGGTAGAAGTTGAAAATTTACAATCCACGCGTAACTCCATCTCCAAGCAAATCGGTCAGAAAATGGCGGCTGGTGATAAAGAAGGCGCAGAAGAGATCAAAAAGCAGATTGGTAACCTTGGCAGCGAACTGGATAGCAAGAAAGTTCTGCTGGCTGAAGTTCAGTCTAAGCTGGAAGATATCGCTCTGTCTGTACCGAATATCCCGGATGCGTCTGTACCAAACGGAAAAGATGAAGACGAAAACGTAGAGATTTCTCGCTGGGGTGAACCAAAGTCTTACGATTTTGAAGTAAAAGATCACGTTGATCTGGGTGAAATGGGCGACGGCCTTGATTTCGCAGCAGCAACGAAAATCACAGGCGCACGTTTTATCGTGATGAAGGGTCAGTTTGCTCGTCTTCACCGCGCTATCGCTCAGTTTATGCTGGATTTGCACACTGAAGAGCACGGCTACTCAGAGATGTATGTCCCTTACCTGGTGAATGCTGACAGCCTGTACGGTACTGGCCAGCTGCCTAAGTTTGGTGAAGATCTGTTCCATACAGAGCCGCTGACTGAAAAAGTGAACGATGAGGAGCCGCGTAAGCTTTCTCTGATCCCGACATCAGAAGTGCCGCTGACAAACCTTGTTCGTGACACCATTTCTGATGAGGCAGATCTGCCGCTGAAGATGACAGCGCATACACCATGCTTCCGCTCTGAGGCTGGCTCTTACGGCCGTGATACCCGTGGTCTTATCCGTATGCACCAGTTCGACAAAGTAGAACTGGTACAGATCACTAAGCCTGAAGAGTCTATGAATGCACTTGAAGAGCTGACAGGCCACGCTGAGAAAGTACTTCAGCTTCTTGAGCTTCCGTACCGTAAAGTGGTTCTTTGTACCGGTGATATGGGCTTTGGCGCATGCAAAACATACGACCTTGAAGTATGGGTTCCGGCGCAGGAGACTTACCGTGAGATTTCTTCATGTTCAAACATGTGGGACTTCCAGGCGCGCCGTATGCAGGCTCGTTTCCGCCGTAAAGGTGAGAAAAAACCAGAGCTTGTGCATACACTGAACGGTTCAGGTCTTGCAGTTGGCCGTACTATGGTAGCGATCCTTGAGAATTATCAGCAGGCTGACGGCCGCATTGAGATCCCTGAAGTACTGCGTAAGTACATGAAGGGTGTTACTCATATCGGCTAA
- the bioB gene encoding biotin synthase BioB, with product MEVRHNWTVQQVRALMEKPFMDLLFEAQQVHRQYQQHNYVQVSTLLSIKTGACPEDCKYCPQSARYTTDVEKERLMEVERVLDAAEKAKQAGSTRFCMGAAWKNPKDRDMPHLINMIQGVKDKGLETCMTLGMLTPEQANELADAGLDYYNHNLDTSPEFYGNIITTRTYQDRLDTLSHVRDAGMKICSGGIIGMGESVNDRAGLFVELANLPTHPESVPINMLVKVKGTPLENEEDVDPFDFIRLIAIARIMMPKSAVRLSAGRENMNEQMQTLCFMAGANSIFYGCKLLTTPNPDEDADMQLFKKLGINSVEVSQKPDEVQENELMEQVVERVVSRPTADDLFYDASV from the coding sequence GTGGAAGTAAGACATAACTGGACAGTGCAGCAAGTGCGTGCACTGATGGAAAAGCCATTTATGGATCTGCTGTTTGAAGCGCAGCAGGTGCATCGTCAATATCAGCAGCATAACTACGTACAGGTAAGCACACTTTTGTCGATTAAGACAGGTGCCTGTCCGGAAGATTGTAAGTACTGCCCTCAGAGTGCCCGTTATACGACAGATGTTGAAAAAGAGCGTCTGATGGAAGTGGAACGTGTTCTGGACGCGGCGGAAAAAGCCAAGCAAGCCGGTTCCACCCGTTTTTGTATGGGCGCAGCCTGGAAGAATCCGAAAGACAGAGATATGCCGCACCTGATCAATATGATTCAGGGTGTAAAGGATAAAGGTCTGGAAACCTGTATGACGCTTGGCATGCTGACGCCTGAGCAGGCAAATGAGCTGGCGGATGCCGGGCTGGATTACTACAACCACAACCTTGATACATCGCCTGAGTTCTACGGTAACATTATTACCACCCGTACATACCAAGACCGGCTGGATACCCTTTCCCACGTGCGCGATGCGGGCATGAAAATCTGCTCTGGCGGTATTATCGGTATGGGTGAAAGCGTCAACGACAGAGCCGGACTTTTTGTTGAGCTGGCAAACCTGCCAACTCATCCGGAAAGCGTGCCGATCAATATGCTGGTTAAAGTTAAAGGCACACCACTGGAAAACGAAGAAGATGTTGATCCGTTTGATTTTATCCGTCTGATAGCCATTGCCCGTATTATGATGCCGAAATCAGCCGTCCGTCTTTCTGCCGGTCGTGAGAATATGAACGAGCAGATGCAGACACTTTGCTTTATGGCAGGTGCTAACTCGATTTTCTACGGATGTAAGCTACTGACGACACCAAACCCGGATGAAGATGCAGATATGCAGCTGTTTAAAAAGCTGGGCATCAACAGCGTTGAAGTAAGCCAGAAGCCAGACGAAGTTCAGGAAAATGAACTGATGGAGCAGGTGGTTGAGCGTGTGGTATCCCGCCCGACAGCGGATGATCTGTTCTACGATGCAAGTGTTTAA
- the bioD gene encoding dethiobiotin synthase produces MIEAFFIAGTDTEVGKTVVSKAILQALNSQGLKTIGYKPVAAGCKETEEGMRNSDALHLQQAATEEIPYEDINPYALIAPTSPHIAAKRDGVSIEYSVLSEKLAHHKECADVVLVEGAGGWRVPVSDTDCLSSWVKQEKLPVVLVVGIKLGCLSHAMLSVEAIKNDGLELIGWAANRINPGTENYAEIIQMLEEQIPAPKLGEIPYVPSVKKRDIGKYMDISPILEG; encoded by the coding sequence ATGATCGAAGCATTTTTTATTGCTGGTACAGATACAGAAGTCGGAAAAACCGTTGTATCTAAAGCTATTTTACAGGCCCTGAACAGTCAGGGATTAAAAACTATCGGGTACAAGCCTGTGGCAGCAGGCTGCAAAGAGACCGAAGAGGGTATGAGAAACTCTGATGCGCTGCACCTTCAGCAGGCGGCAACAGAGGAAATACCTTACGAAGATATCAACCCGTACGCACTGATTGCGCCTACATCTCCGCATATTGCGGCAAAGCGCGATGGCGTTAGCATTGAATACTCTGTGCTGAGTGAAAAGCTTGCTCATCATAAAGAGTGCGCGGATGTGGTTCTGGTTGAAGGTGCTGGTGGCTGGAGAGTTCCGGTGTCTGATACAGATTGTCTGTCTTCCTGGGTTAAGCAGGAGAAACTGCCGGTGGTGCTGGTTGTCGGCATTAAGCTTGGCTGTCTGAGCCATGCCATGCTTTCGGTTGAAGCCATCAAGAACGACGGACTTGAGCTAATCGGCTGGGCCGCAAACAGAATCAATCCGGGCACGGAAAACTACGCAGAAATTATCCAGATGCTGGAAGAGCAGATCCCGGCTCCGAAGCTTGGTGAAATCCCGTATGTCCCAAGCGTGAAAAAGCGTGATATCGGGAAATATATGGATATTTCTCCGATTCTGGAAGGGTAA
- a CDS encoding metalloregulator ArsR/SmtB family transcription factor — protein sequence MKKILFLCTGNSARSQLAEALFNHMADENFSAVSAGLEPSVVDPRVFTVLEQYGVDGSYLKSQSVEEFDREDFDVVITLCEHAKDECVVFDNSGAQIHWDFPDPKDQEGVAVFDEVYKGLKERISLFLLLHGQEAGSAVVPTMLFKVMSDPLRLKIMMLLEDEEVLSVTDLTDATGESQPKVSRHLALLRDSGFLQDERDGLWIFYRLSTHLPTWIKHTLQTVRNGNPAIINEEKKKLKAADRKKRYVKKG from the coding sequence ATGAAAAAAATCCTCTTTTTGTGCACAGGCAACTCTGCACGCTCTCAACTGGCTGAAGCCTTGTTTAATCACATGGCGGATGAAAACTTTTCTGCGGTAAGCGCGGGGCTGGAACCTTCTGTGGTTGATCCCAGGGTATTCACCGTTCTCGAACAGTATGGTGTTGATGGCAGTTACCTGAAAAGTCAGTCTGTAGAAGAGTTTGACCGGGAGGACTTCGATGTTGTTATTACGCTTTGTGAACACGCAAAAGATGAGTGCGTGGTCTTTGATAACTCCGGTGCACAAATTCACTGGGATTTCCCGGATCCTAAGGACCAGGAAGGCGTTGCGGTTTTTGATGAAGTTTATAAGGGCCTGAAAGAGCGCATTTCACTGTTTTTGCTTTTGCACGGCCAGGAAGCGGGTAGTGCGGTTGTTCCGACCATGCTGTTCAAGGTAATGAGCGACCCTCTGCGCCTGAAAATTATGATGCTGCTTGAAGACGAAGAAGTGCTAAGCGTAACAGATCTTACCGATGCAACCGGTGAGAGCCAGCCAAAGGTCTCACGCCACCTTGCTCTGCTAAGAGACAGCGGCTTCCTTCAGGATGAAAGAGACGGACTGTGGATTTTCTACCGCCTGTCAACGCATCTGCCAACCTGGATTAAGCACACGCTTCAGACCGTCCGTAATGGTAATCCGGCGATTATCAATGAAGAAAAGAAGAAGTTGAAAGCGGCAGATCGCAAGAAGCGGTATGTGAAGAAGGGGTAG